In Paenibacillus sp. BIC5C1, a genomic segment contains:
- a CDS encoding DUF4085 family protein — MKYLTKEWYEMCQRTGLHFGMRVHRGTNELDEALFLRLYKRKEKAHVNVEREIYNIDPRSMLKHDGTVLVRADQFFSEEAVAEEDQMIYHMPPEQRAHIEKLIAEHDVRPPFDEKKCKEEYKETMEWSVQSQKERLPQNIVEQIADIRVFTLGYCTREILLQLKKQSAENTREMDRVSKEYREAILAQDISDEIRSRVQFHDCTVTELLTGEEAVIRFDTSGGFTNMNKLTLITPEIIRQEGEIVGSYWLYQELYRIDNGYELHVLFGGEPMPELIVRCEDILAEEE; from the coding sequence ATGAAATATCTAACGAAAGAATGGTATGAGATGTGTCAGCGTACTGGACTTCATTTTGGGATGAGGGTACATAGGGGAACTAACGAATTGGACGAAGCTCTTTTTCTGAGGCTGTACAAAAGAAAAGAAAAAGCGCATGTAAATGTGGAACGTGAGATATATAACATCGATCCTCGTTCTATGCTGAAGCATGATGGTACGGTTCTTGTGCGTGCTGACCAGTTTTTTAGTGAGGAAGCGGTAGCTGAAGAGGATCAGATGATTTATCATATGCCACCAGAACAAAGAGCGCATATCGAGAAACTCATTGCAGAACATGATGTCCGCCCACCTTTTGACGAGAAAAAATGCAAAGAAGAGTATAAAGAAACGATGGAATGGAGTGTCCAAAGCCAGAAAGAGCGTTTACCCCAAAACATCGTTGAGCAAATTGCAGATATCCGTGTGTTTACGCTCGGTTATTGCACAAGAGAAATATTGCTTCAGTTAAAGAAACAGAGTGCGGAAAATACGAGAGAGATGGACCGCGTATCGAAAGAATACAGGGAGGCCATTTTAGCGCAGGATATTTCGGATGAAATTCGTAGCCGGGTTCAGTTTCATGATTGTACAGTGACGGAACTACTGACGGGAGAGGAAGCTGTCATTCGTTTTGATACCAGTGGAGGCTTCACTAATATGAATAAACTTACGCTGATTACACCCGAAATCATCAGGCAAGAGGGAGAGATTGTAGGCAGTTACTGGCTGTATCAGGAGCTATATCGGATCGACAACGGATATGAACTGCACGTTCTTTTTGGAGGAGAGCCTATGCCTGAGTTGATTGTTCGCTGTGAAGATATTCTTGCAGAGGAAGAGTAA
- a CDS encoding ABC transporter permease: protein MYLAIREMRFAKGRYALIATIMVLVSFLVLFVTGLAQGLAYDNAASIKNMAATHFVLEQDSNHRFTRSQVNQDELEQTRSVVGQENAEPLGVKMTTVSPAGDTKKIDVTLFMVNPEGWLAPTVTDGSPITDLKDGQVVVDQKLSESGVTIGTVLVDQASGTEWTVGGFVENESFSHSPVVFLNEQEWLAIQEGSRTSLGKANSNAPVYNAIAVKDAGEKVDSLSAALPNTEVITKSDAVSAIPGYKEEQGSLLMMIAFLFVISAFVLAVFFYVITIQKTSQFGILKAIGTRNSYLAGSVSLQVLLLSIGSLVISVLLVQLFESILPASMPFQLGLSTLALTCVLFVVMSMAGSLFSVWKVTKIDALDAIGRTAA, encoded by the coding sequence ATGTACTTGGCTATTAGAGAGATGAGATTTGCCAAAGGGCGGTATGCATTAATTGCTACAATTATGGTGCTTGTATCATTTCTGGTTTTGTTTGTTACAGGCCTGGCACAGGGGCTTGCGTATGATAACGCGGCATCCATCAAAAATATGGCAGCAACCCATTTTGTTCTGGAGCAGGATTCGAATCATCGGTTTACCCGCTCCCAGGTGAATCAGGACGAGCTGGAGCAGACACGCTCCGTTGTGGGGCAAGAGAATGCTGAACCGCTGGGTGTAAAAATGACAACAGTCAGTCCAGCTGGCGATACAAAGAAGATTGATGTAACGCTATTCATGGTGAACCCGGAAGGTTGGCTGGCTCCAACCGTAACGGATGGCTCTCCAATCACGGATCTGAAAGACGGGCAGGTTGTAGTGGATCAAAAGCTATCTGAATCTGGCGTGACGATTGGAACGGTTCTGGTCGATCAAGCCTCGGGAACGGAGTGGACCGTGGGTGGATTTGTGGAAAATGAGTCCTTCAGTCACTCACCAGTTGTGTTCTTGAACGAGCAGGAATGGCTCGCTATTCAGGAAGGTTCCCGTACTTCGCTAGGAAAAGCAAACTCTAATGCTCCGGTATACAATGCGATTGCCGTTAAGGATGCAGGCGAGAAGGTAGATAGCCTTAGTGCCGCTTTGCCGAATACGGAAGTAATTACGAAGTCCGATGCGGTATCGGCTATTCCTGGTTACAAGGAAGAGCAGGGCTCGCTGCTCATGATGATTGCCTTTTTATTTGTCATCTCGGCGTTTGTGCTTGCGGTATTCTTCTACGTCATCACGATTCAGAAAACGAGTCAATTTGGTATTTTGAAAGCCATTGGGACGCGAAATTCATATTTGGCGGGCAGTGTTTCGTTGCAAGTATTGCTTCTGTCCATTGGCAGTCTGGTGATCAGTGTGCTGTTGGTTCAGTTGTTTGAATCGATCTTGCCAGCTTCGATGCCGTTTCAATTAGGCTTGTCCACCCTGGCACTAACCTGCGTGTTATTCGTGGTGATGTCTATGGCGGGTTCGTTATTCTCGGTGTGGAAGGTTACCAAAATTGATGCGCTTGATGCGATTGGGAGGACAGCAGCATGA
- a CDS encoding ABC transporter ATP-binding protein has translation MRNRLVLQGITQSFEDGGVKRTILDKLDLKVAEGELVAVMGPSGSGKSTFLSIAGALLEPTEGQVLLDGASIMGKNKQDISDVRLQQLGFIFQSANLIPYLKVEEQLMVVAKLAGTDKNKAEKRVDELLDTVGLSHRRKAYAEKLSGGERQRVAIARALMNDPAVLLADEPTASLDAERGLDIVGMIARLVKEQGKSTVMVTHDERILPLCDRVLFLENGKLVHH, from the coding sequence ATGAGAAACCGATTGGTACTGCAGGGAATTACACAGTCTTTTGAAGATGGCGGGGTCAAACGGACGATATTGGATAAGTTGGATCTTAAGGTGGCCGAAGGAGAACTCGTCGCGGTCATGGGACCTTCCGGCTCAGGCAAAAGTACATTTCTGTCCATCGCAGGTGCACTGCTTGAACCAACAGAGGGACAGGTTCTGCTGGATGGCGCATCGATTATGGGCAAAAACAAACAGGACATATCCGATGTTCGGCTCCAGCAGCTCGGGTTTATTTTTCAAAGTGCCAACCTCATTCCGTACCTGAAAGTGGAAGAACAGCTCATGGTGGTCGCTAAGCTTGCTGGAACGGACAAAAACAAGGCTGAGAAGCGAGTCGATGAGCTGCTGGATACGGTAGGTTTATCGCATCGGCGTAAGGCATATGCTGAGAAGCTTTCCGGCGGAGAACGCCAGCGGGTTGCCATTGCCAGAGCTTTGATGAATGATCCAGCCGTCCTGCTTGCGGACGAACCGACAGCCAGTCTGGATGCGGAACGCGGACTGGATATTGTGGGCATGATTGCACGGCTCGTGAAGGAGCAAGGCAAGAGTACGGTGATGGTTACGCATGATGAGCGGATTTTGCCGCTATGTGATCGGGTTCTCTTTTTGGAAAACGGGAAATTGGTACACCATTAG
- a CDS encoding cation diffusion facilitator family transporter: MSGHHHNHDHGHNHGSTNNKKVLLFSFIIITVYMIVEAVGGFMTNSLALISDAGHMLSDSIALGIALLAFTFGEKAVNTGKTYGYRRFEILAATLNGVTLIAISLYIFYEAIGRFINPPEVATVGMLIISIIGLLINILVAWIMMRGSDTEKNLNMRGAYLHVISDMLGSVGAIAAALLMMFFGWGWADPLASVIVAVLVLRSGFFVTKSSLHILMEGTPANVDVNDLVQTIQKVDGIKGVHDVHVWSITSNLNALTAHIVVDGTIDVYASEVLVQKIEHLLEHKEIKHVTLQVESEKHLHDTSVLCTVKGDAPDAHAHHHH, from the coding sequence ATGTCCGGACATCATCACAACCACGACCATGGACACAATCATGGTAGTACCAATAACAAGAAAGTACTGTTATTTTCCTTCATTATTATTACCGTTTATATGATTGTTGAAGCCGTTGGCGGATTCATGACGAACAGCTTGGCCCTCATCTCCGATGCAGGTCATATGTTGTCTGATTCCATAGCTTTGGGGATCGCCTTGCTGGCGTTCACCTTCGGCGAAAAAGCGGTGAATACAGGCAAAACGTACGGGTACAGACGCTTTGAGATTTTGGCAGCCACGTTAAATGGGGTCACCTTAATCGCCATCTCTCTTTACATCTTCTACGAAGCGATTGGTCGCTTCATCAACCCACCAGAAGTCGCAACAGTAGGCATGCTGATCATCAGTATCATCGGCTTGCTCATTAATATCCTGGTGGCATGGATCATGATGCGCGGTAGCGATACGGAGAAAAACTTGAATATGCGCGGAGCTTATCTTCATGTCATCAGTGATATGCTGGGATCGGTTGGCGCCATTGCTGCGGCTTTGCTCATGATGTTCTTCGGATGGGGATGGGCCGATCCACTCGCGAGTGTCATAGTTGCTGTACTGGTACTGCGCAGTGGATTCTTTGTCACCAAATCATCCTTGCATATCTTGATGGAGGGAACGCCTGCGAATGTCGATGTAAATGACCTTGTACAAACCATTCAGAAAGTAGATGGCATCAAAGGCGTGCACGACGTACATGTCTGGTCCATCACCAGCAACCTGAATGCATTGACCGCTCATATTGTGGTAGACGGAACGATTGATGTATACGCATCAGAAGTGCTTGTTCAGAAGATTGAGCATCTGTTGGAGCATAAAGAAATCAAACATGTGACACTGCAAGTCGAGTCTGAGAAGCATCTTCACGACACCTCGGTATTATGCACCGTCAAAGGAGACGCACCGGATGCTCATGCGCATCATCATCATTGA
- a CDS encoding sensor histidine kinase — protein sequence MRSLYFRVFMITIAVILVSAMLGFLLSNIYYHAKLKSFNDEKLVGIATQMKQFVEQEPATVEHYLNNAAALGYEIYVTDGKGNDQFYGREFRQKDLDKQAVDRVLGGEIYHGVAEFPSKPFITGFFDNQLSNTVGVHLQMGNASYALFMRPDVILQFGELRIFFALIGAFTVGISILLFIISTRYLVNPIERLSEATKRIAQGNYNLKLSTTRRDEIGQLAQHFMTMSRELERVDQARQQFVSNVSHEIQSPLTSIQGFAQLVADRDLPEQEREHYASIIEEESRHLSLLSKQLLLLSSLEQGHEDLTKVRFSLRDQFRQAVQVLQWQLEEKELLLRISVPKSIQLYGNEVLLMQVWMNLLGNAVNHLPQGRSIEIRAEETNAQCVIHIRDTGDGIAAEHLPFLFDRFYRVDRARERSSGRTGLGLAIVQKIIRIHDGTIEVSSSSEGTVFTVTLPQL from the coding sequence TTGAGATCACTGTACTTTCGGGTGTTCATGATTACGATCGCGGTGATTCTGGTCAGCGCCATGCTGGGTTTTCTTTTATCCAATATTTATTATCATGCGAAGCTGAAGTCTTTCAATGACGAGAAGTTGGTGGGCATCGCGACGCAAATGAAGCAGTTTGTGGAACAGGAGCCCGCGACGGTAGAGCATTACCTGAACAATGCCGCAGCGCTCGGTTACGAAATTTATGTGACGGATGGAAAAGGGAATGACCAATTCTATGGCCGTGAATTTCGCCAGAAGGATCTGGACAAGCAGGCTGTAGATCGGGTATTAGGTGGTGAGATATACCACGGCGTTGCCGAGTTTCCCAGCAAACCTTTCATTACCGGTTTCTTCGATAATCAATTAAGCAATACCGTTGGTGTTCATCTACAGATGGGCAATGCAAGTTATGCGTTGTTTATGCGCCCGGATGTTATTTTGCAATTCGGTGAGTTGCGTATCTTTTTTGCGTTGATTGGAGCGTTTACGGTGGGCATTAGTATTCTGCTCTTTATAATCAGTACCCGCTATCTGGTGAATCCGATTGAACGTCTGTCCGAGGCGACCAAACGCATTGCCCAAGGAAACTATAATTTGAAATTGTCCACGACTAGGCGTGATGAGATTGGACAGCTGGCCCAGCATTTCATGACCATGAGTCGTGAATTGGAGCGGGTGGATCAGGCGCGTCAACAGTTTGTATCGAACGTATCTCATGAGATTCAATCGCCGCTGACCTCGATTCAGGGTTTTGCCCAACTGGTAGCGGATCGGGATCTGCCTGAACAGGAACGGGAGCACTATGCCTCCATTATAGAGGAAGAGAGTCGCCATCTCTCGTTGCTCAGTAAACAATTACTGCTGTTGTCCTCCCTTGAGCAAGGCCATGAGGATTTGACCAAAGTGAGATTCTCTCTGCGAGATCAATTCCGCCAAGCGGTTCAGGTGCTTCAATGGCAGTTGGAAGAAAAAGAACTGTTACTAAGGATCTCGGTACCCAAATCCATCCAACTTTATGGCAATGAAGTGCTGCTCATGCAAGTCTGGATGAATCTGCTGGGGAATGCCGTGAATCATCTTCCACAGGGGAGAAGCATTGAGATTCGTGCAGAAGAGACCAATGCCCAGTGTGTAATCCATATTCGGGATACAGGAGACGGGATTGCAGCGGAGCATTTACCTTTCCTGTTTGATCGATTCTACCGGGTTGACCGTGCGAGAGAGCGCTCTTCCGGCCGAACTGGACTTGGACTTGCCATTGTGCAGAAAATTATCCGCATTCATGACGGTACGATTGAGGTCTCCAGTTCGTCAGAAGGAACGGTCTTTACCGTGACGCTTCCGCAGTTGTAA
- a CDS encoding response regulator transcription factor translates to MKNLLLADDDANIRALLRHVMTKEGYRVHEAQDGVEAVKVMQATPIDLAILDVMMPGMDGLELCDFIRQQYDIPIMLLTARDQLSDKRDGYLRGTDEYVTKPFEPEELVYRVKALFRRYHRTSSDIIRMNRIVIDRNNVEVSDGQSILFLPMKEFELLSQLAQFPGRLFSRDELIRLVWGADYEGDDRTVDVHIKRLRDRFADYADDFVIQTVRGIGYKIEVKAH, encoded by the coding sequence ATGAAGAATCTGCTTCTGGCGGACGACGATGCCAATATTAGAGCACTCCTCCGGCATGTCATGACCAAGGAAGGGTATCGGGTGCATGAAGCACAGGATGGAGTGGAAGCGGTCAAGGTTATGCAAGCAACGCCGATCGATCTGGCGATTCTGGATGTGATGATGCCAGGTATGGACGGGCTGGAGTTATGTGATTTCATTCGGCAACAGTACGACATTCCAATCATGCTGCTGACAGCACGGGATCAGCTATCCGACAAGCGGGATGGGTACTTGAGAGGTACAGATGAATATGTGACGAAGCCATTTGAACCCGAGGAACTGGTCTACCGGGTTAAGGCATTATTTCGTCGGTACCATCGCACGTCCAGTGATATCATTCGCATGAATCGCATCGTGATTGACCGGAACAATGTCGAGGTCTCCGATGGGCAATCGATTCTCTTTTTACCAATGAAGGAGTTCGAGCTACTCTCTCAACTTGCTCAGTTTCCGGGGCGCTTATTCTCGCGTGATGAACTGATTCGGTTAGTCTGGGGAGCGGACTATGAAGGAGATGATCGCACCGTGGATGTACATATTAAGCGGCTGCGTGATCGTTTTGCCGATTATGCGGATGACTTTGTCATTCAGACGGTACGGGGGATTGGTTATAAGATTGAGGTGAAAGCGCATTGA
- a CDS encoding GNAT family N-acetyltransferase, producing MEQINTKLITRLALPEEASIVLNLWQESARWLNSKEIFQWRPEYFNLEQVNEFMTDGSDVYLAEINHEIVGTYTLTWSDLLIWEELDNTNSGYIHRFAVNRDFKGQNIGLLLLKSAEENIRQKGKTLIRLDCMAENLRLNQYYKDYGFQYIRRMKQGNWSASLYEKQ from the coding sequence ATGGAGCAAATTAATACTAAACTCATAACTAGACTTGCATTACCGGAGGAAGCTTCCATTGTGTTGAACCTATGGCAGGAGTCTGCCCGATGGCTGAACTCCAAAGAGATATTTCAATGGCGTCCTGAGTATTTCAATTTGGAACAAGTAAATGAATTCATGACGGATGGATCTGACGTATATCTTGCTGAAATAAATCATGAAATCGTAGGGACGTATACCTTAACGTGGTCAGACCTCCTGATTTGGGAAGAGCTCGACAACACCAATTCCGGGTACATACACCGATTCGCAGTGAATCGAGATTTTAAAGGTCAAAATATAGGCCTGCTCCTTCTAAAATCAGCAGAAGAGAACATTAGGCAAAAAGGTAAAACCTTAATCAGGCTGGATTGCATGGCAGAAAACCTAAGACTTAATCAATATTATAAAGATTATGGATTCCAATACATCCGCAGAATGAAACAGGGGAACTGGAGCGCCAGTCTGTATGAAAAACAATGA
- a CDS encoding oxidoreductase, giving the protein MNINTIETKCSSRYDEFDPEQDGNKNTKFADIIIDGRSLYQILKKHDLVPCLGWGSDEYQRLLIDYFLLNKPHESMYYRYPILVCPWCGDEECGFISVKIDREDDVVIWSDFLLNDNKIDVGPFYFHWENYKQAIEATYGTAGIQ; this is encoded by the coding sequence GTGAACATCAATACAATAGAAACCAAATGTTCTTCAAGATACGATGAGTTCGATCCCGAACAAGACGGAAATAAAAACACGAAATTTGCAGACATCATTATTGATGGTAGATCGCTCTATCAGATACTGAAAAAACATGATTTGGTACCTTGTCTAGGATGGGGAAGCGACGAGTATCAACGACTTCTTATTGACTATTTTCTACTTAATAAGCCACATGAATCCATGTATTATAGATATCCGATTTTAGTTTGCCCTTGGTGTGGAGATGAAGAATGTGGATTTATCTCAGTAAAGATTGATAGAGAAGATGATGTTGTAATCTGGAGTGATTTCTTATTGAACGACAATAAAATAGATGTGGGCCCATTTTATTTTCATTGGGAAAATTATAAACAAGCCATTGAAGCTACCTACGGAACAGCGGGAATTCAGTAG
- a CDS encoding GNAT family N-acetyltransferase gives MLLSYHPMKLTDAEKIVTWKYENEYAMYSFSESNEDIQELMNGEYFSVLDELERVVGFICCGGSARVPGGISIGLYQEEGYLDIGLGLEPDLTGQKIGSVFLKQSLAFLQNQFNSSHFRLVVATFNERAIRVYERTGFKRDKEFHSKVNDDDMLFISMKLEMGTPFYSFEEITEQDLTEVREIYNYYVSNTTISFHTEELTLEEIKASVMNQNPRFKSFVIKEENEIQGYVLITQYKSKQAYDFSGEVTIYLKPDIVGKGIGGTALRFIEKVAREQGFYTLIATICMENTRSKSLFEKYGYEQCAMFKGVGYKFDRRLDIGSFQKVL, from the coding sequence ATGCTTTTATCCTATCATCCAATGAAATTAACGGATGCGGAAAAAATTGTTACCTGGAAGTATGAAAATGAATACGCGATGTACAGTTTCTCTGAATCCAATGAAGATATTCAAGAATTGATGAATGGGGAGTACTTTTCAGTCCTGGATGAACTTGAGAGGGTAGTGGGATTTATTTGTTGTGGGGGATCAGCACGTGTACCGGGAGGAATCTCAATCGGACTGTATCAAGAAGAAGGATATCTGGATATAGGCCTTGGATTAGAACCAGATCTGACAGGGCAAAAGATAGGATCGGTATTCCTTAAACAAAGTTTAGCATTCTTGCAAAACCAATTTAATAGTTCTCATTTTCGACTGGTGGTTGCCACATTCAACGAACGAGCAATTAGAGTGTATGAGCGGACAGGTTTCAAAAGAGATAAGGAGTTTCATAGCAAAGTAAATGATGATGACATGTTATTTATCAGTATGAAACTGGAAATGGGAACGCCCTTCTACTCTTTCGAAGAAATAACGGAGCAGGATTTGACTGAAGTCAGAGAAATATATAACTACTATGTCTCCAACACGACCATCTCGTTTCATACCGAAGAATTGACTCTGGAAGAAATCAAGGCTTCTGTCATGAACCAAAATCCGCGTTTTAAATCGTTTGTCATTAAAGAAGAGAATGAAATTCAAGGGTATGTGCTAATTACCCAATACAAGAGCAAACAAGCCTACGACTTCTCGGGAGAAGTAACCATTTATTTGAAACCGGATATTGTAGGGAAGGGCATTGGTGGAACGGCACTGCGATTTATAGAGAAGGTTGCGCGCGAGCAAGGGTTCTACACCTTGATTGCTACGATATGCATGGAAAATACACGCAGCAAGTCTCTGTTCGAAAAGTATGGATATGAGCAATGTGCGATGTTTAAAGGCGTGGGATATAAGTTTGATCGCAGATTGGATATTGGTAGTTTCCAAAAGGTGTTGTAA
- a CDS encoding alpha/beta hydrolase → MRKRSIKIFRRAMLSILLLVIIALIFPTWTPGIKGENSISTLGQVEINGAGHEVMIRGTDRNNPILLFVHGGPGCSEIPYVRKYQQELEQHFTIVHYDQRGSGKSYHLLEDYSDVTSDVLVDDLLALTDYVTSELGQRKVTLVGHSFGTYIGTKAAAKAPEKFVAYIGIGQVADTVQSELDSLEYTIAQAKQADSTADAEILERLRGPIERGEKYTPRNLVRKYGGAARLIDDNRDYMLGFLLGTEYNALDVIRYSMGVQATQEILLKEESTNHLPDIVDQLEIPTYFVMGKYDYMTSVNAARDYFDELEAPEKDFVVFEESAHYPQFEEKERFAAWLMGVLNF, encoded by the coding sequence ATGCGTAAGAGGTCGATTAAAATTTTCAGACGCGCCATGCTTAGTATTCTTTTACTCGTAATAATCGCTCTGATCTTTCCCACATGGACCCCTGGGATCAAGGGAGAGAACAGTATCAGCACGTTAGGACAGGTCGAGATCAATGGTGCAGGTCATGAGGTTATGATTCGCGGAACGGATCGGAACAATCCTATCCTTCTTTTTGTGCATGGTGGTCCTGGTTGCTCCGAGATTCCTTATGTAAGGAAGTATCAGCAGGAGCTTGAGCAACATTTCACCATTGTGCATTATGATCAACGTGGAAGTGGGAAGTCATATCATTTGTTGGAGGATTATTCGGATGTGACTTCAGATGTGCTTGTAGATGATTTGCTGGCATTAACGGATTACGTCACTTCCGAACTGGGGCAAAGAAAGGTTACGCTGGTAGGTCATTCATTTGGTACATACATAGGGACAAAAGCGGCGGCCAAAGCACCTGAAAAATTCGTTGCTTATATAGGTATTGGACAAGTAGCTGATACTGTGCAGAGTGAGTTGGATAGTTTGGAATATACGATCGCACAAGCGAAACAAGCCGACAGTACAGCGGATGCGGAGATTCTGGAACGTCTTCGGGGTCCGATTGAGCGAGGCGAGAAATACACACCAAGAAATTTGGTTCGCAAATACGGCGGTGCGGCTAGGCTTATTGATGACAACAGGGATTATATGCTCGGCTTTCTTTTGGGAACCGAATATAATGCGCTGGATGTGATTCGGTATTCCATGGGAGTGCAGGCTACACAGGAAATTCTCCTGAAGGAAGAGTCCACCAACCATTTGCCAGACATTGTAGATCAGCTGGAGATACCGACTTATTTTGTTATGGGAAAGTATGATTATATGACGTCTGTGAATGCGGCAAGGGATTATTTCGATGAGCTTGAAGCACCCGAAAAAGATTTTGTTGTATTTGAAGAGTCGGCCCATTACCCACAGTTCGAGGAGAAAGAACGATTTGCAGCGTGGTTGATGGGGGTATTAAACTTTTGA
- a CDS encoding NUDIX hydrolase translates to MKTLDREQFPALSTSIHWGIVKAEFRLNAIVDETLVSNVSIIPFVGKRVVVFQIDNGKWELPGGTLEVGEKYMDGLQREVMEELGAKLVTYQMFGQFHCMSSAPEPYRPHIPHPHFVRLIGYGEVELVGQPLNPVDGEQVIAVEVVEIGEAIRRFEEQNRYDIAEMYRLAYLLREEANGK, encoded by the coding sequence ATGAAGACTTTGGATCGGGAACAGTTCCCGGCGCTTAGCACATCGATTCATTGGGGAATTGTCAAAGCGGAGTTTAGACTGAATGCCATCGTGGATGAAACGTTGGTAAGCAATGTGAGTATCATCCCGTTTGTCGGGAAACGAGTGGTTGTTTTTCAGATCGATAACGGAAAATGGGAGCTGCCCGGAGGAACGTTGGAGGTAGGAGAGAAGTATATGGATGGACTGCAACGTGAAGTGATGGAGGAGCTCGGAGCCAAGTTGGTCACGTATCAGATGTTTGGGCAATTTCATTGCATGTCGAGTGCGCCTGAGCCGTATAGACCACATATTCCTCATCCTCATTTTGTAAGACTTATTGGCTACGGAGAGGTTGAACTCGTGGGCCAACCGCTGAATCCGGTGGATGGGGAACAGGTAATTGCTGTAGAGGTTGTGGAGATTGGTGAAGCGATCAGGAGATTTGAAGAACAGAATAGATATGACATTGCAGAAATGTACCGATTGGCCTATTTGCTTCGAGAAGAAGCAAACGGTAAGTAG
- a CDS encoding DUF4275 family protein — MMIRDEINELLDALPDHELNVIYSRIELVHRKYMYNKNLEDKGVLVTELCEESEEIIQKWDNTFAKSISEEVKEAIYYSQYKWHMFSYEKQDCLTDNAARDAFNAENKNELYVMYQHTPFIKVFQNANKVIAEDFDSEQDIYIFDQAFTWTYVHTHESMCGPYFYKVK; from the coding sequence ATGATGATTAGAGATGAAATTAATGAGTTGTTGGATGCTCTACCGGACCATGAACTGAACGTGATTTACTCGCGAATCGAGCTAGTGCACCGCAAATATATGTATAACAAAAATTTGGAGGACAAGGGGGTCCTTGTGACTGAATTGTGCGAGGAATCCGAAGAAATTATACAGAAATGGGATAACACATTTGCCAAGAGCATCAGTGAAGAAGTAAAAGAGGCCATCTATTATAGCCAGTACAAGTGGCATATGTTCAGTTATGAGAAACAGGATTGCCTAACAGACAATGCTGCACGAGATGCTTTTAATGCCGAAAATAAAAACGAATTGTATGTCATGTATCAACATACACCATTCATAAAGGTATTTCAGAATGCGAATAAGGTGATCGCAGAAGATTTTGATTCGGAACAGGATATTTATATTTTTGACCAAGCGTTCACGTGGACGTATGTACATACCCATGAATCCATGTGCGGACCGTATTTTTATAAAGTGAAGTAA
- a CDS encoding helix-turn-helix domain-containing protein encodes MGGKWKPLIIYHLMTGRKRTSELRRLIPDITQKVLTTQLRGLEKDEIVQRKVYSEVPPKVEYELTSYGWGLKPALDFLCYWGEEHLEKVHGDKFKVLEELDYPEC; translated from the coding sequence ATGGGCGGGAAGTGGAAGCCTTTGATTATTTATCATTTGATGACAGGACGGAAACGTACATCGGAGCTGCGTCGGTTGATACCGGACATCACGCAGAAAGTACTGACAACGCAGCTCAGAGGTTTGGAAAAGGACGAGATTGTGCAGCGAAAGGTGTATTCGGAGGTTCCTCCAAAAGTGGAATATGAGTTAACGAGCTACGGTTGGGGACTCAAACCCGCTTTGGACTTCTTGTGCTATTGGGGAGAGGAGCACCTCGAAAAGGTTCACGGGGATAAGTTTAAGGTGTTGGAGGAGTTAGACTATCCAGAGTGTTGA
- a CDS encoding SHOCT domain-containing protein: MKALSIIGIVLFTLTFFMIFGLGPEDPDGAAIFGLFSMLYAIPFSIVVLVRANKLRKPRANVHEQLLQLGELREKNIITEFEFEQKKEKLFSKIK, encoded by the coding sequence TTGAAAGCATTGTCGATCATTGGTATTGTGTTATTTACACTAACGTTTTTTATGATATTCGGATTAGGGCCAGAAGATCCTGATGGCGCAGCAATTTTTGGACTTTTCAGTATGCTGTACGCCATACCTTTTTCAATTGTAGTTTTGGTTAGAGCTAATAAATTAAGAAAGCCACGTGCAAATGTTCACGAACAGCTTCTGCAATTAGGTGAGTTGAGAGAAAAAAATATCATTACTGAGTTTGAGTTTGAACAGAAGAAAGAGAAGCTGTTCTCTAAAATCAAGTAG